The genomic DNA AGAGTGGGTGGGTGAAGAGGAGAGAACCGGGGCAGCTGCCACTTGTGGCACCCACTCTGGGCCACCTGAGTTGGGGGAGTAGCTACCAAAGCTTCCAGGTTGCGTGGGTCTATGAGGCCCATCTAAAGAAAGGTGCAGTGGCCTGCTTAACCCGTCAGCTCCCACCTCATTAGCTGCAGACACTCCAGACATCTCGGATAAGAAGCTGCTAAGACAAGGTGTTGGACCGGATGATGAAGGGGAGGGGATCCTGTCCGCCGTGGGAGAGATGTTAAGGGCACTTGAGTGTTTGGGGCTGCCCCTCTCACTGTCACCTGACTCTGGAGCCCCTGAGCCGCCATCACCACCGGCCAGGAAATCAGACTTTCTCTTCCTTTTGCGTCGGAAGTTTCCATTGTCAAACATCTTCTCACAGTTTGGGTCAAGTGTCCAGTAGTTGCCCTTGCCTGTGATAAGAATGTAGAGTTGATGAggttcaatttcaatttcaaaaaaGGGAAACTAGCTTGGCAACacaacacaccaaaaaaaacaccacagcaCATTCAAAAAGCAATATTATACAATAAAACTGTATATGCAAATTAGGTTTTTCCCTTCCTAGAGAGAGATATTCAAAACAGAGCCAATAACAAACCAAGAAAAATTACCTGGATCATCCTCATCTCTTGGGACTTTTTTGAAGCAGTCATTGAGTGACAGGTTGTGTCTGATGGAATTCTGCCAGCCTGCTTTACTCTTGTTGTAGAAAGGAAAGTTGTCAGCCACGTACTGGTAAATCTGACTCAATGTCAGTCTCCTGTCTGGTGC from Perca fluviatilis chromosome 10, GENO_Pfluv_1.0, whole genome shotgun sequence includes the following:
- the foxi3b gene encoding forkhead box protein I3b; this encodes MSSFEAQGLSPPRCGPQFPSLGQEPPELSMYSECYYPPPSLPSPQRTAPTSYDLSDYTTSSPNPYLWFNGSGINTSPYLSTSGPPGNPGPPFVPQHYGMQRPYLGPAGAGGPGGELSWFSLPSQEDLMKLVRPPYSYSALIAMAIHGAPDRRLTLSQIYQYVADNFPFYNKSKAGWQNSIRHNLSLNDCFKKVPRDEDDPGKGNYWTLDPNCEKMFDNGNFRRKRKRKSDFLAGGDGGSGAPESGDSERGSPKHSSALNISPTADRIPSPSSSGPTPCLSSFLSEMSGVSAANEVGADGLSRPLHLSLDGPHRPTQPGSFGSYSPNSGGPEWVPQVAAAPVLSSSPTHSSLGYTSPILSQYNGSSGHFYPTLSSTGIIYHREGTEV